The following DNA comes from Castanea sativa cultivar Marrone di Chiusa Pesio chromosome 10, ASM4071231v1.
TACTCTCTGTCAATTTGCCATCTGGCGTATATGACTACATCGAAGTCTTGTCAGccaccaataaaataatttatgacagAGACGTGGACCATATTTCGTAAGTTGCTAATGTAAGGCATATTAGGTTGTTGACGGAGTACCACgctttcaaaaaacaaaaaacaaaaaacaaaaaacataggAAATATATAAGATAGGATAGAGTCAAAGCTAGgactttcttattttttgtcaatttgtttttgtcttAAGCGGCATGAATTCGAATAGTGTAGGACATTTAAGGTCCCAATTCTTGGTAGTATCGTTTCTCTAGCATTGTAATCCCACGTTcgattttgaatattttaaatactttttcGCAAAGTTTTTTACTGCTTTATCCCAAGGTCAAAATAGTTATAACTTCTAACTGTTTTctacctagtttttttttttcaacttaggttgtgtttggtaacacgtaaattatttttcaagtgtaaaatattttcagataaaaatatttttgagaaatgaaaatattttctagtgtttggttgtattccaaaaatgctttgaaaaatattttctggtaTTTGGTTGTATTCTTAAAAATGATctagaaaacacatttttaattattaggtTTCTCACATTTTCCCAAGATCCAAACAAATATTATTCTAGAAAATCTCAATATATaaacacaaagaaacaaaaaaaattagaacaaaaaaaattggcaattcCTCAAACAAAACACCAAACGTGAGAGAGGTGGAGAGAGATGGcttgagagaaagagatgagtaACAGTGGTCGCAAGATTGTGAGAAATGGTATTGAGCTTGGGGCTTTAGGCAATGAGATCGGTGGTTCAATCTAGAGGCGATAGCGATAGTGGAGGTGGGTGGTGGGTTGTAGATCGTTGACATGTAGTTGAAGATTCGGCCTTGGTTGGttagagggaaagagagagagaacgagGGAGGAAGAGAAGAGGGACAGTGGACGGAGCTTGCACGGACGACAGATGGTGGATGAAGCTTGCATAGCGACCAAAGCTTGCATGGCGGTCCGATTCCTttggtgctctctctctctctctcttcgggTTGTTGAGTTTTGAGTGAGGCTGAAAATtcattgaaggtaaaataactATGTAGTTGGTTTTACAAAGTTAGGGACTCTATTTTACAgttaacaaaaatttattttcagtttgaccGTATTTTCATGTGTACCCAAACACACTCaagggtgtaaaatattttcctgatTTCCTTTACAGCCAAAACAAATATAGCCTTAGTAGTTGCTACTTAGTAATGACAATCTATGGCTAAGGTTTCCTATGTTACCGTTGGGGGATGACCTCCGAGAAGTTAAATAAGCCAAAGATGTTGGACCAAAATGACGGCCTGAGATACCAGGCCCGACTTACGTCCCATGGAAGATATCCATAATAGAAATGAGGGAAAAGACCTAATGAGGCTGAATCCTTTATTCTCAAGAAGAGAAAACGAGGCTTACTATGTCGCTGAACAGTCTAACCCGAGGATTCTAGACCAAAAAAATAGCTGAGGAAGAAGGAATCACCCAAAAGACAAACCAAGAAGCTAGGAAAAGTGGCATGCAATCCAAGCAATAGTTACCTTCGTATTAATTAGGTGTTCTTACCTAATGCATATCACATTTAATGCTGAATGACAGGTCTGAACAGTGTTTGACACCCCAATGGTCAAAAGTCcattttcattataaaatagAGAGACAAGACACTCGATGGGACAATGATCTACTGACATCTAGCCTAGTAATCCATTAAGAGGGAGGATTATTAGAGGGTATAAATAACTTCTTCCTCCACACTGAATGAGgaccagaaaattcaaaagagAACACGACTGAGGTGCAAACCGAGAACGGTAACAACCACATGATGCCAACGGCGGATCTTGTGAACACCAGGACAAACTCTACAGAGGGTGACTTGCATGTAAATGGAAAAGGCGTGAAATCAGGGATTTCCCCTGGTTGCACAGATAATGTTCTTGCAACGGATGGGATATCTACAGAAACGTTAAGGCCATATTTATTGGCTAGTAATTCTGAGGTGCCGAATTCAAATATAGAAAGCATGTCTCATAATTCCAACCCGCAACACGTGGGAAGTCATGGGGCCAGAACTAGCTAAAGGGTACGTGGAGAGGAAGGGGCAGATTGGGCTTCAAGGTACAAAACAAAAGCCCACCTAGACCAAGCTTATAAGAATGGAGTGTGGGTCGGGGTCAGGAAAAACAAAAGCTAGTCCATGTACGTTGGGAAAGAGAGGTATCCAAGAAGCAGAAATAGAAGTTGATACAGAGGCTGATAGTAAGATGGGGAAACGTGGTAGACAATCTGAAGGTTTCAAATGGATGAAACGGCGGGGGTGCAGGAGCATCCTTGCCGAGCAAAATGAGGCTTTTAAGTTGGAACTGCCAAGAGCTTGGGAACTCTTGGACAGTTCGTAGCCTTCACAAGTTGGTGAGAGATCAAACTCCCACATCATGTTTCTTAATGGAGACACGCTTAGATAGAGAGAGTTTTAATAAACACTATAGAGAACTTCCTTTCCCAAACAAGTTTATCGTCAAAAAGCCACATGAGGGAGGAGGTTTAGCTTTTATTTGGAAAGCTGAGGTTAAGATGGAGGTTATAAACTTTACGGACAACCATATTTTAGCAAGGGTGGAGGAAGATGATGGCTTTGCATGGATGCTGACGTGTTTCTATGGGTGGCCCGAAGCAtgtcaaaaaccaaaatcatgGGCTCTTCTGAAGCATATACATTCTTTTGTTGATGGTCCATGGTGTTGTGTGGGTGACTTTAATGCAATTCTGCATTCTTCAGAGAAACAAAGTAAGTACCCTCCTCAGCACAAACAGATGGATGATTTTCGTAATGTACTAGATGAGTGTAGGTTGGCTGATTTGGGCTTTGTTGGATATCTTTTCACGTGGAACAATAAGAGGCCAGGACTGGAAAACACACAAGAAAGGTTGGATAGGGCTATTGCCAACACAGGGTGGAGGGAAAAATTTATTGCAAGCTCAGTGATTCATCTCTTTTCCCACGCATCGGACCATAGGCCCCTACTACTACATGCCAAATCGGATCTAAGGCGCCGTGGCAAAAACACAAAGAGCTTACAGGCATAAGGTGCTTCTAATACACATCCGAATGTGGAAGAAATTAAGAGAGTACAAAGGAGGGTGGAGGAGCTAAGCATGGCTAAATAGACAATGGCAACAAAATCTAAGTTCTTGGCTGCAAGCAAGCTACTGGATGATTTGTTGCTTAAACAGGAAATTTATTGGGCCCAACGGTCTAGAGTCTCATGGCTGAAGCATGGTGACAGGAACACTAAATTTTTTCACTCTAAAGCCTCTCAGAGGCAAAGGAGAAATTTTATTCATGGGGCCAAAGATAAACATAATAGTTAGGTGGAAGAACCAGAAGAGATGGCGAATGTGGCAATTGAGTACTTTCAGAGTATTTTTCATTCTTGGACGTGTCAAAGAATGGAGGAATGTCTTGGTGCAATGCAACATAATGTGACCCCAGCAATGCAGGATATTTTGTCCAGTGACTATAGTGCAGAGGAGATTAAAGCAGCGTTGTTCCAAATGGGACCAACAAAGGCTCCTGGACCCGATGGTATGAATgctcttttttataaaaaatattggcATATTGTGGGGGATGAT
Coding sequences within:
- the LOC142612099 gene encoding uncharacterized protein LOC142612099, with the protein product MECGSGSGKTKASPCTLGKRGIQEAEIEVDTEADSKMGKRGRQSEVRSLHKLVRDQTPTSCFLMETRLDRESFNKHYRELPFPNKFIVKKPHEGGGLAFIWKAEVKMEVINFTDNHILARVEEDDGFAWMLTCFYGWPEACQKPKSWALLKHIHSFVDGPWCCVGDFNAILHSSEKQSKYPPQHKQMDDFRNVLDECRLADLGFVGYLFTWNNKRPGLENTQERLDRAIANTGWREKFIASSVIHLFSHASDHRPLLLHAKSDLRRRGKNTKSLQA